A single window of Ictalurus punctatus breed USDA103 chromosome 27, Coco_2.0, whole genome shotgun sequence DNA harbors:
- the agrp gene encoding agouti-related protein isoform X1 — translation MLSVVIFCWLSLSAVRVASGLVRTNRMELSHPILRRTDTSFFPDITVQDSGPAVDTVQLRIDSVEEQLMVDPVSYDEYPQEMADAVQLQRRGTRSPGRCIPHQQSCLGHQLPCCDSCDTCYCRFFKAFCYCRSMDHTCKHRRA, via the exons ATGTTGAGTGTCGTGATCTTCTGCTGGTTGAGTCTCAGCGCCGTCCGGGTGGCATCAGGTCTGGTCCGAACTAACCGCATGGAGCTCTCGCATCCAATCCTGAGGAGAACAGATACCTCGTTTTTCCCTGACATCA CTGTGCAAGATTCAGGTCCTGCAGTAGACACAGTACAACTTAGAATCGATTCAGTCGAGGAACAGCTGATGGTGGATCCTGTTTCCTATGATGAG TACCCACAGGAAATGGCAGATGCAGTACAGCTCCAGAGGAGAGGCACACGTTCACCAGGCCGCTGTATTCCACACCAACAGTCGTGCCTGGGACACCAGCTGCCCTGTTGCGACTCGTGTGATACTTGCTACTGCCGCTTCTTCAAAGCCTTCTGTTACTGCCGCAGCATGGACCACACCTGCAAACACAGACGTGCCTAG
- the agrp gene encoding agouti-related protein isoform X2 — translation MLSVVIFCWLSLSAVRVASGLVRTNRMELSHPILRRTDTSFFPDITVQDSGPAVDTVQLRIDSVEEQLMVDPVSYDEEMADAVQLQRRGTRSPGRCIPHQQSCLGHQLPCCDSCDTCYCRFFKAFCYCRSMDHTCKHRRA, via the exons ATGTTGAGTGTCGTGATCTTCTGCTGGTTGAGTCTCAGCGCCGTCCGGGTGGCATCAGGTCTGGTCCGAACTAACCGCATGGAGCTCTCGCATCCAATCCTGAGGAGAACAGATACCTCGTTTTTCCCTGACATCA CTGTGCAAGATTCAGGTCCTGCAGTAGACACAGTACAACTTAGAATCGATTCAGTCGAGGAACAGCTGATGGTGGATCCTGTTTCCTATGATGAG GAAATGGCAGATGCAGTACAGCTCCAGAGGAGAGGCACACGTTCACCAGGCCGCTGTATTCCACACCAACAGTCGTGCCTGGGACACCAGCTGCCCTGTTGCGACTCGTGTGATACTTGCTACTGCCGCTTCTTCAAAGCCTTCTGTTACTGCCGCAGCATGGACCACACCTGCAAACACAGACGTGCCTAG